In the genome of Cheilinus undulatus linkage group 6, ASM1832078v1, whole genome shotgun sequence, one region contains:
- the nkx3.3 gene encoding NK3 homeobox 3 — MTLSFSPFSIKDILTKRDYRGKSGTWRGELGEPKRNNDGSRVPDLFDLNADESRNNQRGLPADLRLSVGNLRPDSCSEESTGEDTEHRQEQHQRLHEQQNDAGAAEGGFQQSRPGTKKRSRAAFSHAQVYELERRFHAQRYLSGPERADLAGALKLTETQVKIWFQNRRYKTKRRQMAAELAAIGPPRRVAVRVLVRDNDRQQHQLNGLHFPVTAPLYQPYYQCVNYQCVNYCCQPWSNNSLQ; from the exons ATGACATTGAGTTTTTCTCCCTTCTCCATTAAAGACATCCTCACCAAACGTGACTACCGGGGGAAGTCCGGTACGTGGAGAGGAGAGCTCGGCGAACCAAAGCGCAACAACGATGGAAGCAGAGTCCCGGATCTGTTTGATCTCAACGCGGATGAGAGCAGAAACAACCAGAGGGGACTTCCTGCTGATCTCAGGCTGTCTGTAGGAAATCTACGACCTGATAGTTGTAGTGAGGAGTCTACAGGAGAGGACACGGAGCACAGACAAG AGCAGCATCAGCGCCTTCATGAGCAGCAGAATGACGCAGGAGCAGCTGAGGGGGGATTTCAGCAGAGCAGGCCCGGCACTAAGAAGCGCTCCAGAGCGGCCTTCTCTCACGCGCAGGTTTACGAGCTGGAGCGCCGCTTCCACGCGCAGAGGTACCTCTCCGGTCCTGAACGTGCCGACCTGGCAGGAGCGCTGAAACTCACAGAGACCCAGGTAAAAATCTGGTTCCAGAACAGGAGATATAAAACCAAACGGAGGCAGATGGCGGCCGAGCTGGCAGCGATCGGACCGCCGAGGAGGGTGGCGGTCAGAGTGCTTGTGAGGGACAATGATAGGCAGCAGCATCAGCTGAATGGACTACACTTCCCAGTGACTGCACCTCTGTATCAGCCGTACTACCAGTGTGTGAACTACCAGTGTGTGAACTACTGCTGCCAGCCATGGAGCAACAACAGCCTGCAGTGA
- the nkx2.3 gene encoding homeobox protein Nkx-2.3: MLPSPLITSSSTPFSVKDILKLELQQQSQQQQLQLISCFGLSGALSQPGAFPNKPFRSHSPPSCMLAGRDSPSPISSGLSESEDRMSYLNTLTVQERLAESGLPVEMFGNTGQSNTELRLEAENEDQDSKSCVTLPADCDDPDPEKPVTKQQRTRRKPRVLFSQAQVFELERRFKQQRYLSAPEREHLASTLKLTSTQVKIWFQNRRYKCKRQRQDKTLEMAGHHHHHHHHPPPPPRRVAVPVLVRDGRPCLSGSQNYNTSYTVGAPNPYSYNSYPAYSYNNTVYTNTYSCTYSSLPALPPSNTAANAFMNMNLSNIGAQTQNQAPQGAVVASCQGTLQGIRAW; the protein is encoded by the exons ATGCTTCCAAGTCCGCTGATAACTTCCTCCAGCACGCCTTTTTCTGTGAAGGACATTCTGAAGTTGGAGTTGCAGCAACaatctcagcagcagcagctccagttGATCTCCTGCTTTGGTCTCTCTGGCGCGCTGTCACAACCGGGAGCCTTCCCAAACAAACCGTTCCGTTCTCACTCACCGCCCTCTTGCATGCTGGCAGGCAGGGACAGTCCTAGTCCCATCAGCTCCGGTTTATCAGAGAGCGAGGATAGGATGTCCTACCTGAACACGCTGACGGTGCAGGAGAGGCTGGCGGAGTCAGGGCTGCCCGTGGAGATGTTTGGAAACACGGGGCAGAGCAACACGGAGCTCCGGCTGGAGGCCGAGAACGAGGATCAAGACAGCA AGAGCTGCGTCACActgcctgctgactgtgacgATCCAGATCCAGAGAAGCCCGTCACCAAGCAGCAGAGGACCCGCAGGAAACCCCGCGTGCTCTTCTCGCAGGCCCAGGTGTTCGAGCTCGAGCGCCGCTTCAAGCAGCAGCGTTACCTGTCCGCCCCTGAGAGGGAGCACCTGGCCAGCACCCTCAAGCTCACCTCCACCCAGGTCAAGATCTGGTTTCAGAACAGGAGGTACAAATGTAAGAGGCAGCGGCAGGACAAGACTCTGGAGATGGCCGGacaccaccatcaccaccaccaccacccaccGCCTCCACCCAGGAGGGTGGCTGTGCCGGTGCTAGTGAGGGACGGGAGGCCCTGTCTGAGCGGATCCCAGAACTATAACACGTCTTATACAGTGGGAGCTCCAAACCCGTACAGCTATAACAGCTACCCGGCCTACAGCTACAACAACACGGTCTACACTAACACCTACTCATGTACTTACTCTAGTTTACCTGCCCTGCCGCCCAGTAACACTGCTGCTAACGCTTTTATGAACATGAATCTGAGCAACATTGGTGCGCAGACGCAGAACCAGGCACCCCAAGGAGCAGTGGTTGCGTCATGCCAAGGAACTCTGCAGGGCATCCGGGCGTGGTAG